A single Carnobacterium alterfunditum DSM 5972 DNA region contains:
- the nrdE gene encoding class 1b ribonucleoside-diphosphate reductase subunit alpha: MDKPKLASKVKEVTYFKLNNELNRPVDGKIPLNKDREAVRAYFLEHVNPNTVFFYTLEEKLNYLIKEEYLEEEFLLKYDKAFVRSLFDDIYSRKFRFRSFMSAFKFYTQYALKTNDGERFLERYEDRIVFNALYLADGNNEVASRIADELVNQRYQPATPTFLNAGRKRRGELVSCFLIQATDDMNSIGRVVNSALQLSRIGGGVGVNLSNLRAAGDPIKKIENASSGVVPVMKLLEDSFSYSNQLGQRNGAGAVYLNVFHPDIVSFLSTKKENADEKIRVKTLSLGLVVPDKFYELAAHDEQMYLFSPYDVERIYGEPFAYIDITKEYDNMVNNEEIRKSKISARELENEISKLQQESGYPYIINVDTANRENPVYGTITMSNLCSEILQIQEPSLINNDQTYEHLGTDISCNLGSTNIVNLMKSPDFGQSIDTMVRALTMVTDQSSIDAVPSIKNGNDKYHTIGLGAMGLHTFLALNQIHYGSPESVEFTGIYFKLLNYYTLVSSNKVARERKTTFYNFEKSTYADGTYFEKYINGSSALESEKVQQLFEGIHIPTQEDWKALSEAVKKDGLYHQNRLAVAPTGSISYVNETSASLHPITRLIEERQEKKTGKTYYPAAFLSNETMPYYISAYDMDMRKVIDVYAAAQEHIDQGMSLTLFLRSEIPEGLYEWKNGRTTKQTTRDLNILRHYAWKKGVKSIYYVRTFTENSEEIGSNACESCTI, encoded by the coding sequence TTGGATAAACCTAAATTAGCCTCAAAGGTAAAAGAGGTCACTTATTTTAAATTAAATAATGAATTAAATAGACCGGTGGACGGAAAGATCCCTTTAAATAAAGACCGTGAAGCAGTACGAGCTTACTTTTTAGAACACGTTAATCCGAATACCGTTTTTTTCTATACACTTGAAGAGAAATTAAATTATCTGATCAAAGAAGAGTACCTAGAAGAAGAATTTTTACTGAAATACGATAAAGCATTTGTTCGTTCATTATTTGACGATATTTACAGCCGGAAATTCAGATTCCGTTCGTTTATGTCAGCCTTTAAATTTTACACACAATATGCTTTGAAGACGAATGACGGAGAGCGGTTCTTAGAACGTTACGAAGACCGGATCGTTTTTAATGCACTGTATCTAGCAGATGGTAACAATGAAGTAGCTAGCAGAATTGCGGATGAGCTTGTTAATCAACGCTACCAGCCGGCTACACCAACGTTCTTGAATGCCGGTCGCAAAAGACGAGGAGAGTTGGTTTCTTGCTTCTTGATTCAAGCAACAGATGATATGAACAGTATCGGTCGCGTCGTGAATAGTGCCTTACAATTGTCGCGTATTGGCGGTGGAGTAGGAGTGAATCTATCGAATTTACGAGCTGCTGGCGATCCAATCAAGAAAATTGAAAATGCTTCTAGCGGAGTCGTTCCGGTAATGAAATTACTTGAAGACAGTTTCAGTTATTCAAATCAGCTTGGTCAACGTAATGGAGCAGGAGCAGTTTATTTAAATGTTTTTCATCCGGATATCGTTTCATTTCTTTCAACAAAAAAAGAAAATGCCGATGAAAAAATCCGTGTCAAAACACTTTCGCTTGGTTTAGTCGTACCAGATAAATTTTATGAATTAGCTGCTCATGATGAACAAATGTATTTATTTAGTCCATATGATGTAGAACGCATCTATGGAGAGCCATTTGCATATATCGATATCACTAAAGAGTATGACAACATGGTGAATAATGAAGAAATACGTAAATCGAAAATCAGCGCCCGTGAGTTAGAGAATGAGATTTCTAAATTGCAACAGGAATCTGGTTATCCCTATATCATTAACGTTGATACTGCTAATCGTGAAAATCCAGTCTACGGTACGATCACGATGAGCAATTTATGCAGCGAGATTTTACAGATCCAAGAACCTTCACTGATCAATAACGATCAAACCTATGAACATTTAGGGACCGATATCAGTTGCAACCTCGGCTCAACAAATATTGTGAATTTAATGAAATCACCTGATTTTGGGCAATCGATCGATACAATGGTTCGAGCATTAACAATGGTTACTGATCAATCAAGCATTGATGCAGTTCCATCAATTAAGAACGGAAATGACAAGTACCATACGATTGGATTAGGCGCAATGGGCCTGCACACCTTCTTAGCGTTGAATCAAATCCATTACGGCTCACCAGAGTCAGTTGAATTTACGGGTATTTATTTTAAACTATTAAATTATTATACATTGGTCTCTAGCAATAAAGTGGCCCGTGAAAGAAAGACAACTTTTTATAACTTTGAAAAATCAACTTATGCTGACGGAACTTATTTTGAAAAATATATCAATGGAAGTTCTGCTTTAGAAAGCGAAAAAGTTCAACAGTTATTTGAAGGGATCCACATTCCCACTCAAGAAGATTGGAAAGCTTTAAGCGAAGCTGTTAAGAAAGATGGTTTGTATCATCAAAATCGTTTAGCTGTAGCGCCAACGGGTTCAATCAGTTACGTCAATGAAACGTCTGCTAGTTTACATCCAATCACGCGTTTGATTGAAGAGCGCCAAGAGAAAAAAACAGGTAAGACCTATTACCCTGCGGCTTTCTTATCAAATGAAACTATGCCTTATTACATCTCTGCTTACGATATGGATATGCGAAAAGTCATTGATGTTTATGCGGCAGCTCAAGAACATATCGATCAAGGTATGAGCTTAACGCTCTTCTTACGCTCTGAAATTCCTGAAGGGCTGTATGAATGGAAAAATGGACGCACAACAAAACAAACAACACGTGACTTAAATATCTTACGTCATTATGCTTGGAAAAAAGGTGTGAAATCCATTTATTATGTTCGTACATTTACTGAAAATTCAGAAGAAATTGGTTCAAATGCTTGTGAAAGCTGCACCATTTAA
- a CDS encoding ribonucleotide reductase stimulatory protein, translated as MKVVYISLTGQTRKFVRKLSMDSLELTPTNPYVALGEPFIIVTPTYDKEATDLLNDFIETADNKKYFKGVAGGGNLNFGQLFAFTAKDLARDYQVPLLHTFEFQGNEEDVAQLEKAVKDIG; from the coding sequence ATGAAAGTTGTTTACATCAGCCTAACTGGCCAAACGCGAAAGTTTGTTAGAAAACTAAGTATGGATTCGCTGGAATTGACGCCAACGAATCCATATGTTGCTTTAGGAGAACCATTCATTATCGTTACACCAACCTATGATAAAGAAGCGACTGATCTATTGAATGACTTTATTGAAACGGCTGATAACAAAAAGTATTTTAAGGGAGTAGCCGGTGGCGGGAATTTGAATTTTGGCCAACTTTTCGCTTTTACAGCAAAAGATCTAGCGCGTGATTACCAAGTTCCATTATTACATACCTTTGAATTTCAAGGTAATGAAGAAGATGTTGCACAATTAGAGAAAGCGGTGAAGGATATTGGATAA
- the nrdH gene encoding glutaredoxin-like protein NrdH: protein MAKKSIIVYSKPNCMQCNFTKKYLEDKGIAYEVKDIFESEEALNEVKELGFSSVPVIAIEGHEAFNGFRPDLLDQLA, encoded by the coding sequence ATGGCAAAAAAAAGTATTATTGTTTATTCTAAACCAAACTGTATGCAATGCAATTTCACAAAAAAATATCTAGAAGATAAAGGTATTGCTTATGAAGTTAAAGATATTTTTGAATCAGAAGAGGCGTTAAACGAAGTAAAAGAACTAGGATTCAGTTCGGTTCCTGTTATTGCGATTGAGGGGCATGAAGCATTCAATGGATTCCGTCCAGATCTTCTTGATCAACTAGCATGA
- a CDS encoding PH domain-containing protein produces MGLISGLLGNAGNISEVDARKKLAGVILETETIDLAFKLVRDLIIFTDKRIIVINKQGVTGKKTTYHSLPYKSVSRFLVETTGHFDLDAELKIFISSANEPAITLQFTNDKHIFAIQQALALAVL; encoded by the coding sequence ATGGGATTAATTAGTGGTCTTTTAGGGAATGCTGGAAACATTAGTGAAGTTGATGCTCGAAAAAAATTAGCGGGTGTCATTTTAGAGACTGAAACAATTGATTTGGCCTTTAAGTTAGTCCGCGATTTAATCATTTTTACTGATAAGCGGATAATTGTTATCAACAAACAAGGAGTTACTGGTAAGAAAACAACTTATCACTCTTTGCCGTATAAATCAGTTAGTCGCTTTTTAGTGGAAACAACTGGACATTTTGATTTAGATGCTGAATTAAAAATTTTTATTTCTAGCGCTAACGAACCAGCTATTACATTACAGTTCACGAATGATAAGCACATTTTTGCTATACAGCAAGCATTAGCATTAGCCGTACTTTAA